The following nucleotide sequence is from Desulfomonile tiedjei.
CGGGATTCGTTATAAATATCCGTAGTGACATTCCGCGCATTCCAGACAAGCTAAAAGGCGGTCAAACATGAAATGCCCGGCCTGCGGCGCCATCGATGACAAGGTAATCGACTCCCGCCTCGGGAAGGATAATACAGTAATTCGTCGGCGACGTCAGTGCCTACGGTGCAAGAAACGTTTTACGACTTACGAAAAGATTGAAGAGACTCTGCCCTACGTGATCAAGAAAGACGGGCGTCGGGAAGCCTTCGACCGCAGGAAGATCGTAGAAGGAATGCGTCGAGCCTGTGAGAAACGCCCCGTCAGCATCGACAGAATAGAGGCGGTCGCGGATTCGATAGAACAGGAACTCTTGGAAAGGCCGGAAAAAGAGATTAGCGTTGCTTACATTGGTGAGCGCGTGATGGAAGAACTGCAACGGATGGATGACGTTGCTTACGTGAGATTTGCCTCGGTGTATCGCTCCTTCCGGGACATTGAAGAATTCGTGAGAGAAATAAAGGAATTGTATGAACTCAAGGAGGCCCGAGAGCAGCGCGGAAGTCAAGACGGACCCCCGGATGAAAGAGAAGGAATTCAAGAATCGCCGTGACGCTGAAAAGTTCATGGCCCTTGCCCTCAGACTTGCACGCCGCCGTTTAGGTCGAACTTCCCCCAACCCGGTTGTCGGCGCGGTACTGGTCAAAGACGGAAGGGTCGTAGGAGAAGGGTACCATCGCGCCGCGGGCGAACCTCACGCGGAGGTCGAAGCGATCCGAGCGGCAGGTTCAGAGGCTAAGGGCTCCGAGCTTTTCGTAACTCTGGAACCTTGCAACCACCATGGGCGGACCCCACCCTGCACGGAAGCCATCCTGGAGGCCGGGATCAAGAAGGTGTGGTACGGCATGGACGATCCTAATCCGGGAGTTCGCGGAGGAGGTGCTAAGACGCTCCGAACAGCGGGTGTGGAGGTCGTCGGCCATGTTTTGGAAAATCGGTGCCACCGCGCCAACGAGGTTTACGTCACCAACGTGACCCAGCGCCGGCCGTTTGTGTTCCTCAAGCTTGCCATGAGCTTGGACGGACGAATTGCAACAAGAACAGGCCACTCACGGTGGATAACCTCTGCGGCTTCCCGTGAGAAGGTCCATCGCCTGAGGGACCGAGTATCCGCCATAATGGTCGGTGTTCAGACGGTGCTCGCTGACAACCCTATGCTGACCACGCGTCTCCCGCGAGGCGGCGGACACGATCCCATCCGAGTCATAGCGGATTCGAGTTTGCGTACCCCGCTGGATGCGGCGATTTTCAATCCTGATTCCACCTCGGGAGTCATTATTGCCACGCGAAAGGACCCTCCACCGGGGCCGAAGTCCAACTTGGAGAAACATGGAGCCAGGGTTCTGCCGACTTCGGGCTCGAAACAGGTTGATCTGTCCGATCTACTCTTGCGGCTCTACAGAATCGGGATTACTTCGGTACTCATCGAAGGTGGGGCTCAGTTGGCTTGGGGCGCCCTTAGCGCCCGTGTTGTCGACCGGTGCCTTTTCTTTTATGCACCTATAATAATAGGCGGAGAAACTGCTCCGTCAGGCGTAGGCGGGGCCGGGATCAAGACGCTGAACGAAGCTCCCAGACTCTCGGACGTTGAATTCAGACGCATCGGACCTGACATGCTACTGAACGGACGAGTATCCTATCCGGAGGTTGGCGAATCTGGTTAGCCTGGCCGTCGGCATTTTAGCATGAGGCGTATCGGATGATTCTTCAAATAAATCCTACTCATCCTCAGCCCAGACGTATCGCGCGCGTTGCAGAGATTCTGGAGGCGGACGGCGTAATAGTGTACCCCACGGATACGGTGTACGGACTGGGATGCAGCATACATAGCAAAAAAGCGCTGGATAAAGTGCGTCGAATCAAACGCATGGACAACAAGCGTCATCTGTCCTTTGTTTTTTCGGACCTTAAGACCATCTCCCTGTACGCCCAAGTGAGCGATAATACCTACAAGATACTGCGCCGGCATCTGCCAGGGCCGTACACTTTTGTGTTACCGGCCACTCGTCTTGTTCCTCGAATCGTGCTGACCAAGAAAAACGAAGTAGGTATCCGAATTCCGGACAACACGATATGTCAGGCGCTTTTAGCCGAGCTGGGGCACCCTATTTTGAGTTCATCGGTGCGCCTGCCCGACGATCAGCTTCTGGACGATCCCAAGGAAATAGAACGGATGTACAAAGGGCAGGTTGATCTTGTGGTTGATGGCGGGGTTTTCTTGCCTGAGCCGTCTTCGGTCATTGGTCTGATGGACGACATGCCTGTAGTGATTCGGGAAGGGAAGGGAGACGTGATGCCTTTTATTTAGCCCCAATAAGCCTTGTCAATAATTCCGCGTTCTTCTTTGCGCTTCCCACTTGCCTCAAGATTTCTTCCCGGCCTTTCTTTCCTAACCGTTCTGCTTCTTGAGGGTTAGACAGCACTTCGGTGGCCTTTTTCACCAGGTCTGACGTGCCGGCAACCTCCCGCCCTGCGCCGGCGCGCACCAATATGTCTCTCGCGTCCCGGAAATCTTCCATGGATGGCCCGAACATTACCACTTTGCCCCATGCAGCCGGTTCCAGAATGTTTTGCCCGCCCTTAGGAACAAGCGACCCTCCCATGAACACCAAGGACGCGACTGAGAACACTTGAAACAGTTCGCCTGTGCAGTCCACTATGATCACAGGCTCATCTCGGCGCCTTGTGCCCTGATCGACTGAACTTCGTAGAAACGGCGCGGCCATATTACGATCTTTCATGGCTGCGATTATGGAGGGTGTTCTCTCAATGTGCCGGGGAACCAAGATTAGGACGAGATCCGGGAATTCCTCGCGCAGGCTCAAGTACGCATCAAGCACCATCTCGTGTTCACCCGGATGGGTGCTCCCTGCAACAAAAACCTTGGCGTTTGGTGCCAGGCTAAACATATCCCGTATTCGTTCCTCAGCCTCCACGGGAATTTCAGTCAAGGCTGCGTCAAACTTCGTGTTGCCCGTGATTTGAATTCTGCTTGCAGGCGCGGCCATCTCGGAAATTCGCCGGGCATCGGAGTCAGAGGACATGAGAAAGAGGTCAATCTGTTCGAGGACCGGGGAAAACAGCGCACGGAGTCTCTTGTACCTGGGGAAGGACCTATCCGAAATTCTTCCGTTGGCCAGAGCAACCTTGGCTCCGGTCTTCTTGAGGCTGTGTATGAGGTTGGGCCACAGCTCAGTTTCCATCAAAACGAATAAATCGGGCTGAATTCGCTGTACAACGGGGTCTACAAAAGCGGGAAAATCCAGCGGCAGGTAAATCAGCCCATCAGCCTCGGGGATCATCTCCGCGGCCTGGTCCTGGCCGGTCTCTGTTCCGGTGGAGACGATTACGGATGCGGAGGGAGTCAGCTCTTTGACAGCGGCCACCAAGGGACTGAGCGCCACGACCTCTCCGACTGATACCGCGTGGAACCATATTCTCGGTCGGGCAAGCGTCTCCGGGACGAAGCTCTCGGGAAGCCTGCCCAGCTTGCCGCTCAACGACCGTCGATATTTGCTGCGGAGAGCAATCTTGGGAAGATAGTAGGCCGCGAGAAACGGCGCCACCAGTGTATGAAGGAACACGT
It contains:
- the ribD gene encoding bifunctional diaminohydroxyphosphoribosylaminopyrimidine deaminase/5-amino-6-(5-phosphoribosylamino)uracil reductase RibD produces the protein MKEKEFKNRRDAEKFMALALRLARRRLGRTSPNPVVGAVLVKDGRVVGEGYHRAAGEPHAEVEAIRAAGSEAKGSELFVTLEPCNHHGRTPPCTEAILEAGIKKVWYGMDDPNPGVRGGGAKTLRTAGVEVVGHVLENRCHRANEVYVTNVTQRRPFVFLKLAMSLDGRIATRTGHSRWITSAASREKVHRLRDRVSAIMVGVQTVLADNPMLTTRLPRGGGHDPIRVIADSSLRTPLDAAIFNPDSTSGVIIATRKDPPPGPKSNLEKHGARVLPTSGSKQVDLSDLLLRLYRIGITSVLIEGGAQLAWGALSARVVDRCLFFYAPIIIGGETAPSGVGGAGIKTLNEAPRLSDVEFRRIGPDMLLNGRVSYPEVGESG
- a CDS encoding 3-deoxy-D-manno-octulosonic acid transferase; translated protein: MNRFLYNVFLHTLVAPFLAAYYLPKIALRSKYRRSLSGKLGRLPESFVPETLARPRIWFHAVSVGEVVALSPLVAAVKELTPSASVIVSTGTETGQDQAAEMIPEADGLIYLPLDFPAFVDPVVQRIQPDLFVLMETELWPNLIHSLKKTGAKVALANGRISDRSFPRYKRLRALFSPVLEQIDLFLMSSDSDARRISEMAAPASRIQITGNTKFDAALTEIPVEAEERIRDMFSLAPNAKVFVAGSTHPGEHEMVLDAYLSLREEFPDLVLILVPRHIERTPSIIAAMKDRNMAAPFLRSSVDQGTRRRDEPVIIVDCTGELFQVFSVASLVFMGGSLVPKGGQNILEPAAWGKVVMFGPSMEDFRDARDILVRAGAGREVAGTSDLVKKATEVLSNPQEAERLGKKGREEILRQVGSAKKNAELLTRLIGAK
- a CDS encoding threonylcarbamoyl-AMP synthase is translated as MILQINPTHPQPRRIARVAEILEADGVIVYPTDTVYGLGCSIHSKKALDKVRRIKRMDNKRHLSFVFSDLKTISLYAQVSDNTYKILRRHLPGPYTFVLPATRLVPRIVLTKKNEVGIRIPDNTICQALLAELGHPILSSSVRLPDDQLLDDPKEIERMYKGQVDLVVDGGVFLPEPSSVIGLMDDMPVVIREGKGDVMPFI
- the nrdR gene encoding transcriptional repressor NrdR; this encodes MKCPACGAIDDKVIDSRLGKDNTVIRRRRQCLRCKKRFTTYEKIEETLPYVIKKDGRREAFDRRKIVEGMRRACEKRPVSIDRIEAVADSIEQELLERPEKEISVAYIGERVMEELQRMDDVAYVRFASVYRSFRDIEEFVREIKELYELKEAREQRGSQDGPPDEREGIQESP